The stretch of DNA TCAAGGATTGCTTTGGACGGTCACGATTTGCGGCGTTGTGGTACTCGGGACGCTCACCGCATTTCTACTCAAAAATGCCGCCCGCAACCCGGAGCCGGATTGACCATTGTCTGCTTCCCGTTCCTCACCAGCGAACCCAACGTCGCCCGGCCTGCCAGCTGATGCGACAGTGTCGCATTGCGGTGTGGAGTCACCACCAGTAGCATGACTTTGCCAACGTCAAAGGCCGTGTCGCGAAACCGATGGCCGGTCACTTGTTTTTAGAAACCACAGCTCTGTTCCGAACAGAACATCCATACGCAGAGAGTACGTCATGCCTGCTCAATCGAGATTGACATTGAAATTCACACTGTGGTTGTTCGCAATCGCGATTCTTAGTGCGGAGCCTTGCCGAGCTGAGGAAGTGGGTGGTCCGCTGCGTCTCACTTTGCCGGCGGACTGTTATGCGGTTCCCGGTGTCGAATTCAGCATTTACTACGATAATATTGTGCTCACGGAGACACCTGAGGATTATGATTTCCAAGTAACGTGTGATATCGGAGAATCCGCAGCAAAGCGTTGGCGGATCACTCCACAAGAAGCTGATGTGGGCGATCATCCGTTGACGGTCTCCGTTTCTGATGCCGACGGAAAATCCCTCGGCACGGCCAAGACGGTGCTACATGTGACGAAATCTGATGCGGGAGAAAATCGTCCGCTCCGTTTGCTGATCGTCGGCGACAGTCTGACGCACGCCACGCATTACCCCAACACAATCGCTGAGCATCTCACAAGCGCGGGAAACCCGCAGTGGACTATGCTGGGAACGCACCGGCCTTCCGCAGCCAAGACCGGTGTCGCGCATGAAGGTTACGGCGGCTGGACCTGGCAACGCTTCGCCGCTCACCATGAACCCAACCCCGATGGCACCTATCGCAAGCGAAGCAGTCCCTTTGTCTATCTGAACAAATCGGGAAAACCGCAGTTGGACCCGCAACAATATTTCGAGAAGGAATGCGACGGCAAGCCCGCTGATGTGATTGTGTTCCTACTGGGAATCAACGATTGCTTCCGACTCAATCCCAACGACCCGGAGAGCTTGGACGATGGGATCAATGCCGTCCTTGAGCAGGCAGAGATCCTCCTAGCCGCATTTCACAAAGCAGCCCCGCAGGCCAAGCTAGGCATCTGCCTCACCCCGCCGCCCAACACGCGGGAGTCCAGTTTTGAGGCCAACTACAAAGGCAAGTATCCGCGCTGGGGCTGGAAGCGCATCCAACACAGACTGGTCCAACTTGAAATCGCGCAGTTCAAAGGACGGGAGCAGGAACAGATCTTCATCATCCCAACAGAACTCAACCTCGATCCCGTCGACGGATATCCAACCAACAACGGCGTCCACCCCAACCCAGCGGGCTACGGTCAAATCGGAGCAGAGATTTTTGCGTGGTTGAAAGCGGAATTGGCGGCAGACGGTCGGTAGGGACGGGTTTTGATGCTGCGGCATGCCGCCAGAAATTTTCGGAGGCCACCCGTGAAGCGACGAGCGTTCGGCTGAGCTATACAAACTTGTTCACACTGTATCGCCGTCTAGCCCCCACATACTCTTAAGCCTTTGAACCCTTTGCTCGTGTCGCTCATGCGGAGGGACACTTGCAAGGATATCGTCATCGGAAACGGGCTGCACCAGACGAGTGAAAGCCCCTGATCGCCATTCCACCCAATCGTCGTGTACCAGAGGTTCGCACAATTCCAATACGGACGCAGAAGTGTCGGCAACGACCTGTGATGCTGTCTCCCATACCTCAAGACACCCTTGAGGGTCCAGTCCCTGGACACTGAACAAGACCGCAGCAATATCTGTTTTCAAGGCGGTAAGCAGCTTCAGCCGAGTCTGTCGACTTGCCCCGATTTGTGAGACCGAATACCTACCGTAGATTCCGTTCTCAGCCAGTACAGCTTCCGCAACAGGCTGTGATACTCGACAATTTCTAGCATACCACTCGACTGCCGACTTCGGTGAATGAAACGGAAAGGCCATCTCCATTCTTGAATCTGCGTCGCTACGCACACCTGTAGCATAAGTTTGATGGTACGTTCGGTCAGGGAATCGCAAGGCTACGTATTCACTCTGGACAAGTTCAATCGGCGGAAATACCGCTTTCTCACCACCCGAAAATACTATGCGTTCCTTCATTCTTGACCTACTCCCTTTGACGACGTCCTTCACTGCTGCAAAACGTTCATGCCTATTCACAAACAACTCCCACGGCTGAGTCCTGAAAGAATCTTTCGCGGCCAACCGTGCGGATTATTGAGTTTCTTTGAAGCAGGAATCCAACTACACGGACCCGAGGAGATAAACTGCTGGCCGCCTTCCGCCAGAACCATCCCAGTTGACGTTAAACCCATTTCTTCGAAATGTGTCAACAATCAACTGGCCAACCCGTTCCATGTCTTTCGGTTGTCCTTTGGGAGCACCCCAAAAAGCGAGCTGTAGCTGGCTGGTTTGCTTGGCGCGATCTAGGTCTTGACGTGTATAAAAACGGCATCCATGCAGACCGGCTTTTTCGCCGCCGCGATCGTGAAATACTTCGGCGCAATCGGAGAAGCCATCTTCTTGAGTGTATCCTGCGTCCTGAAGTGTAACCAAACCCGCTTCTGAGAGTTGATCAAATATCGAGTCGATGTGACGCTTGGCCTCGTTCCATTGCTTGGCTGTCATTTTAATTGGCTCGGGTTCAGGCGGCGGTGGCTCGGGCACAGGTTCGCCCGTAACTCGCGAAAGGAGTTCTTGCGCTTCAAGTGTCATTGCGTTGGTAACAATGTGATTCCCGTTTCCATCGCGAGTATTTGGATTTGCGCCTGCATCAAGCAGTAGCTGAATTGGTTCAGTCGATGGAGAAAACTCTGCTGCGAGATAGAGCGGCGTGCGGCCCCCACCTCCTATCGACTCCAATGGGCTACCAGCATCGATAAGAAGTCGCATCACGGCAAGGATTTTGCTTAGATCACCAGTGTTCGTTCCCATTGCTGCGCAATGCAGGGCCGTGAATCCGTATTCATTCCTGGCGGCTGGCTTGGCCCCCGCTTCGAGGCAAGCGCGTGTCATCTCCAAGTCACCACCCTGAGCGGCATCGAAGATTTTTTTGCGGTTTATTTTCGATTTCATTGTGGATTCAAAAACAGAACGCTTGAAGACCACCGGGCGACAGCCAGTGCAGTTTGAACCTAGAGCCTCGCACAATCCAACGCTGCAGTACACGCATTGGCTATTTGCTGAGGTCTCGTTGAAGGGCGTCTGGAATAGCCGACCCGTTTTCCGACATACCAATGATAATGTAACGCTGGCTTGCAGTCTCCAGAATCTGTGGCAGAGCGAAACGCATCATGCCCGATATGGGTACGCGCGTTTCCGCTCCATCGGCGGCGATTGCCACAAGCTCGTGCTTGGGTTCACGGCTGCCCGGGACTTGATCGATGTAGAGATAAGCTGTTTTTGTAAAATCAATACTGTGGCGAATCGGTTTAGCCTTGGTGCCGACCTCACGAGTAACGCGCGTGGGTGTGAGAGTGACGTTATGGTTGCTACTGACTATGTCGAATGTATTGAATGCCATCCATGCGGTTATCGCGACAAGTGCAACGGAAAAGAAGCGATAAATCCCAGGTTGAAGTGCGAAGACAAACGCACCGATTCCCGTAAGTACAGGAAAGATGATGAAGGGCAGTTTGGATGACAAATTCTCGGTATAAACAGTCGAGTCCCCTTTGGTGGCAACGTTTACAGGGGGTGTTCCAGAAAACTGCAGGGCGATAATCATGACGAAGGCGGCAACGACGATGATCCGCG from Symmachiella dynata encodes:
- a CDS encoding SGNH/GDSL hydrolase family protein, which encodes MPAQSRLTLKFTLWLFAIAILSAEPCRAEEVGGPLRLTLPADCYAVPGVEFSIYYDNIVLTETPEDYDFQVTCDIGESAAKRWRITPQEADVGDHPLTVSVSDADGKSLGTAKTVLHVTKSDAGENRPLRLLIVGDSLTHATHYPNTIAEHLTSAGNPQWTMLGTHRPSAAKTGVAHEGYGGWTWQRFAAHHEPNPDGTYRKRSSPFVYLNKSGKPQLDPQQYFEKECDGKPADVIVFLLGINDCFRLNPNDPESLDDGINAVLEQAEILLAAFHKAAPQAKLGICLTPPPNTRESSFEANYKGKYPRWGWKRIQHRLVQLEIAQFKGREQEQIFIIPTELNLDPVDGYPTNNGVHPNPAGYGQIGAEIFAWLKAELAADGR
- a CDS encoding ankyrin repeat domain-containing protein: MKSKINRKKIFDAAQGGDLEMTRACLEAGAKPAARNEYGFTALHCAAMGTNTGDLSKILAVMRLLIDAGSPLESIGGGGRTPLYLAAEFSPSTEPIQLLLDAGANPNTRDGNGNHIVTNAMTLEAQELLSRVTGEPVPEPPPPEPEPIKMTAKQWNEAKRHIDSIFDQLSEAGLVTLQDAGYTQEDGFSDCAEVFHDRGGEKAGLHGCRFYTRQDLDRAKQTSQLQLAFWGAPKGQPKDMERVGQLIVDTFRRNGFNVNWDGSGGRRPAVYLLGSV